Part of the Candidatus Acidiferrales bacterium genome, CCCCGCCCTTGGCGGGGCTTGCCGGCTGGACGCAGCAGGCATTCCTCCAGCCAGCGGAGGTATTGGGGTGAGCCAGCGAGAATGGGCAGGGCGACTACTTCCGGCACGTCATAGCTGTGCAGCCGCTCGACTTCAGCGCGCAAGGCGGCGAGCAATTTCCGGGAAGTTTTGATCAGCAGCACGTACTCGGCGGCGGTCTCCACCTTGCCTTTCCAGCGATAGACGGACCGCACGCGCCCCGCCAGCTCGTTCACGCAGGCCGCCAGCCGCCCCTCGACCAGCGCCCGAGCGATGCGGTGGGCTTCGGCGGCCTTGCCGCAGGTCACCAGCACCACGACCTTGTCCGTCATGACGACTGGTCGGCTCCTCTCTGCCGTCGTCAACTCTTTCCTATCGGCGGTTCCCGGTTCCTCTTCCTTCCGGCTGGTTGAAGATACAACACCCGGAGATGACGGGCAATCGCTTCCGCTTCGGCACCTTGGGTCGGTGCGCAGTGATTGCCGATGCTTCAGCGGTGAATCACGGGCAGGATCAGCCGCGACGCGCGCCGGCGATCGTGGTAGATGCGGATGGTCGCTTTCCGCATGGCGGAGGAAACTGTTTCCAATTCGCCGGTATGCAAATTCCGGGAAAAGTGAGGGAAAAACGTGGTCGAAATCTGCACCCGAATGCGGTGGCCCTTCTCGAAGACGTTGCTGGTCACCGGATTCGTGAGCCGGAGTTTGTACACGCGGTTCGGCCGAAGCAGCTTGCTCCGATAGAATCGGGGCTCGCGCCCGCGGCCGGCGTTGCGGTAGCTGGCGCGGATGACCTCCAGGCCCGGGCTCATCA contains:
- the cutA gene encoding divalent-cation tolerance protein CutA codes for the protein MTDKVVVLVTCGKAAEAHRIARALVEGRLAACVNELAGRVRSVYRWKGKVETAAEYVLLIKTSRKLLAALRAEVERLHSYDVPEVVALPILAGSPQYLRWLEECLLRPAGKPRQGRGKRTARSGGKKK